One part of the Saprospiraceae bacterium genome encodes these proteins:
- a CDS encoding redoxin family protein, producing MVLYSDVIQNMITNDGNSVFDQSNKSDVLLVFLRHFGCTFCREALEELSTLQNEGKFQNTQLILVHMSNEEIAAKYFERYHLNHVLRVADPDCKFYKQFGLLKGTFNQLFGFRSWFRGIEAGLIKGYGFGMQLGDGFQMPGVFLISNGKILSSFIHKYASDKPNYLKMVSCLSVQ from the coding sequence ATGGTGTTATATAGTGACGTGATACAGAACATGATTACCAATGATGGCAATTCTGTTTTTGATCAATCCAACAAATCAGATGTATTGTTGGTTTTTTTACGACATTTTGGTTGCACATTTTGTAGAGAGGCACTAGAAGAATTGAGTACATTACAAAATGAAGGTAAATTCCAGAATACTCAGTTGATTTTAGTACATATGTCTAATGAAGAAATTGCTGCAAAATATTTTGAAAGATATCACTTAAATCATGTGTTGAGAGTAGCAGATCCAGATTGTAAATTTTATAAACAATTTGGTTTGTTAAAAGGCACCTTTAATCAACTTTTTGGATTCCGATCCTGGTTTAGAGGGATTGAAGCAGGACTTATTAAAGGTTATGGTTTTGGAATGCAATTAGGTGATGGTTTCCAAATGCCCGGTGTTTTCTTAATTTCTAATGGGAAAATATTATCATCTTTTATTCATAAATATGCATCCGATAAGCCCAATTATTTAAAAATGGTAAGTTGTTTGTCTGTGCAATAA
- the mltG gene encoding endolytic transglycosylase MltG, with protein sequence MRLNNFAFYGSAIALLSIGIFAYLSYCAAFNANVRSSSRMELYVYPNETDVAIGLKMDSILFDTSSFMHLAKIMKLTKLKPGRYLFKKDDHNFAIINKLRSGAQDAINVTINNVRDIYQLSGKLGAVMMLDSMAFVSLLTDSINLMTLNFTKENILSLFIPNTYQMYWTTSGDRFLQRMLQENKNFWLKENRLQKAAEKSLGASEIYTVASIVEKETINESEKGMIAGVYLNRLKTGMKLQADPTVVFAMGLTGIQRVLLQHLRTESPYNTYLVEGLPPGPIWMPSTATIDSVLNATNHDYIFFCAKPGYDGTHTFAKSLEGHLLNARAYRKWLDSQRIK encoded by the coding sequence ATGCGTTTAAATAACTTCGCTTTTTATGGTTCAGCTATCGCATTATTAAGCATTGGTATTTTTGCTTACCTAAGCTATTGTGCTGCATTTAATGCGAATGTGAGATCAAGCTCAAGAATGGAATTATATGTCTATCCAAATGAAACAGATGTTGCCATAGGCCTTAAAATGGATAGTATACTTTTTGATACAAGCTCTTTTATGCATTTGGCTAAAATTATGAAGCTTACTAAATTAAAGCCAGGTCGATATCTGTTTAAAAAGGACGATCATAATTTTGCAATCATTAATAAATTGCGAAGTGGTGCTCAGGATGCTATCAATGTTACAATCAATAATGTTAGAGATATTTATCAACTTTCAGGTAAATTAGGTGCTGTTATGATGCTGGATTCAATGGCTTTTGTAAGCTTACTAACGGACTCCATAAATTTAATGACATTAAATTTTACTAAAGAAAATATACTTAGCTTATTTATTCCAAATACATACCAAATGTACTGGACAACTTCCGGTGATCGATTTTTACAGCGGATGTTGCAAGAAAATAAAAATTTCTGGTTAAAAGAAAACCGACTACAAAAAGCTGCAGAGAAATCATTAGGTGCGTCTGAAATTTACACAGTGGCTTCCATTGTAGAAAAAGAAACAATCAATGAATCTGAAAAAGGAATGATTGCAGGTGTCTACTTAAATCGCTTAAAAACAGGAATGAAATTACAAGCAGACCCTACGGTTGTTTTTGCAATGGGCCTAACAGGAATTCAACGGGTATTATTGCAGCATTTAAGAACAGAATCACCTTATAATACTTATTTGGTTGAAGGCTTACCTCCAGGGCCGATTTGGATGCCATCAACAGCTACTATTGATTCCGTGCTGAATGCAACAAATCATGATTACATATTCTTTTGCGCTAAACCTGGTTATGATGGAACCCATACTTTCGCGAAATCGCTGGAAGGTCATTTACTAAATGCAAGAGCTTATCGCAAATGGTTGGATTCTCAAAGGATTAAATAA
- the mdh gene encoding malate dehydrogenase: MKKVTVIGAGNVGATVANVLAHKDFVEEIILVDIKSDLAVGKALDTWQQAPVDYYSSRLIGTDDYARTADSEIVVITAGLPRKPGMTRDDLISTNASIVNSVTSSVLKYSNNPIIIVVSNPLDVMTYAAYKVSGLNSSRVIGMAGVLDTARYRAFLAQALDVSPKDIQALLMGGHGDSMVPLPRFTTVSGIPVTELIDTDTLNAIVERTKYGGGELVKLMGTSAWYAPGAAAAQMVESIAKNEKRIFPCCVHLNGQYGLDNVFVGVPVKLGRNGIEIIIELKLTESEQALLNQSADEVRSMMEVYDKLPG; encoded by the coding sequence ATGAAAAAAGTTACTGTCATCGGAGCTGGCAATGTCGGCGCAACTGTTGCTAACGTATTGGCGCACAAGGATTTCGTAGAAGAAATTATTTTAGTAGATATTAAAAGCGATCTCGCAGTCGGTAAAGCTTTGGATACCTGGCAGCAAGCACCGGTGGATTATTATTCAAGTCGTCTGATTGGTACGGACGATTATGCACGCACCGCAGATTCTGAAATTGTGGTAATTACAGCCGGTCTACCTAGAAAACCTGGAATGACACGCGATGACCTAATAAGTACAAATGCTTCCATCGTAAATTCAGTAACTTCCTCCGTTCTAAAATACTCTAATAACCCGATCATCATTGTGGTATCTAATCCATTAGATGTAATGACTTATGCAGCTTATAAGGTGTCTGGATTAAATTCTTCTCGCGTAATCGGGATGGCAGGGGTTCTAGATACTGCTCGTTATCGTGCATTTTTAGCACAAGCTTTGGATGTTTCACCGAAGGACATACAAGCCTTACTTATGGGCGGCCATGGAGACTCTATGGTCCCTTTGCCAAGATTTACAACGGTTTCAGGTATTCCTGTTACTGAATTAATAGATACAGATACTTTAAACGCGATCGTTGAACGTACTAAATATGGTGGAGGAGAACTCGTGAAGTTAATGGGTACCTCCGCTTGGTACGCACCCGGTGCCGCTGCTGCTCAAATGGTTGAATCGATTGCTAAAAATGAAAAAAGAATCTTTCCATGCTGTGTCCATTTAAACGGGCAGTATGGTTTAGATAATGTTTTTGTTGGAGTTCCAGTTAAATTAGGAAGAAATGGAATAGAGATCATTATTGAATTAAAATTAACAGAGAGTGAACAAGCGCTCCTAAATCAATCTGCAGATGAAGTTCGGTCAATGATGGAAGTGTACGATAAGCTTCCTGGCTAA
- the sucC gene encoding ADP-forming succinate--CoA ligase subunit beta, whose product MNLHEYQGKELLSRFHIKTQRGYLATTVEEAIDPYDAFIKDTGSKYVVVKAQIHAGGRGKGGGVKLAKTKEEMIQFASQILGMQLKTPQTPGGLEGPGKLVSRIYIAEDSYAPDFDACKEYYFSILTDRATQKNVIIYSPQGGMDIEKVAEETPHLVYKEYVDPALGFQEFQARKIAFELGLEGSVFKQMVSFTKNLYHAFVELDLSLIEINPTLQDCNQEIIAVDCKIAIDDNALYRHPDLEAMRDESEEDPTEVEAKAYNLNYVKLDGNVGCMVNGAGLAMATMDIIKLSGGNPANFLDVGGTADANRVEQAFRIILKDPAVKAILVNIFGGIVRCDRVAQGIVDAYKNMKNIEVPIIVRLQGTNAEVAKKIIDDSGLKVHSAILLQEAADLVKKVLVS is encoded by the coding sequence ATGAACTTACACGAATACCAGGGAAAGGAATTATTAAGTCGATTTCATATTAAAACACAACGAGGTTATCTTGCAACAACTGTAGAAGAAGCAATTGATCCTTATGATGCTTTTATTAAAGATACCGGCAGCAAATATGTTGTTGTTAAAGCGCAAATACATGCTGGCGGTAGAGGAAAAGGTGGAGGCGTCAAGTTAGCAAAAACAAAAGAAGAGATGATTCAATTTGCATCTCAGATATTAGGAATGCAACTTAAAACACCGCAAACTCCAGGTGGTCTCGAAGGTCCAGGTAAATTGGTGAGTCGAATTTATATAGCAGAAGACTCGTACGCACCTGATTTTGATGCCTGTAAGGAATATTATTTTTCTATTTTAACAGACCGCGCTACCCAAAAAAATGTAATTATTTATTCCCCTCAAGGTGGGATGGATATTGAAAAAGTAGCTGAAGAAACACCCCATTTAGTTTATAAAGAATATGTAGATCCTGCTTTGGGATTTCAGGAGTTTCAAGCACGTAAAATCGCATTTGAATTAGGGCTTGAAGGATCTGTTTTTAAGCAAATGGTATCTTTTACTAAAAATCTTTATCATGCTTTTGTCGAATTAGACCTTAGCTTGATTGAAATAAATCCAACACTACAAGATTGTAATCAGGAGATTATTGCTGTGGATTGCAAAATAGCAATTGATGATAATGCATTGTATCGGCATCCAGATCTTGAAGCAATGCGCGATGAATCTGAAGAAGATCCGACAGAAGTGGAAGCAAAAGCTTATAATTTGAACTACGTTAAACTTGATGGAAATGTTGGCTGCATGGTAAATGGAGCTGGGTTGGCAATGGCAACTATGGATATTATTAAACTGTCTGGTGGGAATCCAGCAAATTTTTTGGATGTTGGTGGAACTGCAGATGCAAATCGTGTAGAGCAAGCTTTTCGTATTATTTTAAAAGATCCAGCAGTAAAAGCTATTCTTGTTAATATTTTTGGTGGTATTGTTCGTTGTGACCGGGTTGCACAAGGCATTGTTGATGCATATAAAAATATGAAGAACATTGAAGTGCCTATTATTGTTAGGTTGCAAGGTACGAATGCCGAAGTTGCAAAAAAAATTATTGATGATTCTGGATTGAAAGTGCATTCTGCAATTTTATTACAGGAAGCGGCGGATTTAGTTAAAAAAGTACTGGTATCGTAA
- a CDS encoding T9SS type A sorting domain-containing protein, producing MNKAFVSIILSLFLTASGFSQQLLGTCGSSLEDNLLIKQRMLENRAVWQGKLIQRGGAPSYVPVRYWLVARADGTGRLPFKNVIDNLCALNKIYASLNMVFYLKETVNWDNQFVFDDPTSTLGQAYINQKMQTNKNAINIFTANVANASDLGVLAFYRPQGDYVVSNKLYVSSNGTTLAHELGHYFSLAHTFFGWENDKYDELTMNCSKPTPILIGGGFLVEYVDRNKPGTNPSKKNCQEAADGFCDTPADYNLGLGFQGPGCVYTGCAKDPDNVKLDPDELNLMSYFLNCIKQFSTEQGDAIVKDYVSSGRNYLRNPVYTPKPEITDQVNYNYPNANTAPLGYDTVYFDWDDVPNADRYIFEIAENTGFNINAKVFVLNHSDTVLTNLKKSKSHYWRVTPFNQNSFCVVPKAVAFVTPSWTVASDNLEIEGVRSFVTQISEEHPNLIIQSNQSQIISLQIIDANGKIVESKKLSIVNGENNISLPKLNSGFHLYRILDKMQRSNSGKFIIQ from the coding sequence ATGAATAAAGCTTTCGTTTCAATTATTCTAAGTTTGTTTTTAACAGCATCCGGGTTTTCCCAACAGTTGTTAGGTACTTGTGGCTCCAGCCTGGAAGACAATCTCCTTATAAAGCAAAGGATGCTTGAGAATCGAGCAGTATGGCAGGGAAAATTAATTCAGCGAGGAGGAGCTCCGAGCTATGTACCGGTGCGGTATTGGTTAGTTGCAAGAGCAGATGGAACAGGACGTTTGCCTTTTAAGAATGTTATTGATAATTTATGTGCACTTAACAAAATATATGCAAGTTTAAATATGGTTTTTTACTTAAAAGAAACTGTAAACTGGGACAATCAATTTGTATTTGATGATCCAACGAGCACCTTAGGGCAGGCATATATAAATCAAAAAATGCAAACTAATAAAAATGCAATTAACATATTTACAGCGAATGTTGCAAATGCTTCAGATCTGGGGGTATTAGCTTTTTATAGACCTCAAGGTGATTATGTCGTTTCAAATAAGTTATATGTGAGCTCAAATGGAACAACATTAGCACATGAACTTGGGCATTACTTTTCATTGGCCCATACTTTTTTCGGGTGGGAAAATGATAAATATGATGAGTTAACAATGAACTGTTCAAAACCAACACCAATACTAATTGGTGGTGGTTTTCTTGTAGAATACGTAGATCGCAATAAGCCAGGCACGAATCCTTCAAAGAAAAATTGTCAAGAAGCTGCTGATGGATTTTGTGATACACCAGCGGATTATAACCTTGGTTTAGGATTTCAAGGACCTGGTTGTGTATATACTGGTTGTGCAAAAGATCCTGATAATGTTAAATTAGACCCAGATGAACTAAATTTAATGAGTTATTTTCTAAATTGTATTAAACAATTTTCTACAGAACAAGGGGACGCTATAGTTAAAGATTATGTCTCATCTGGTAGAAACTACTTGCGAAATCCAGTCTATACCCCAAAACCCGAAATTACCGATCAGGTTAATTATAATTATCCAAATGCTAATACAGCTCCATTAGGATATGATACTGTTTATTTTGATTGGGATGATGTGCCTAATGCTGATCGATATATCTTCGAAATTGCAGAAAATACAGGCTTTAATATAAATGCAAAAGTATTTGTCCTAAACCATTCAGATACCGTTTTGACTAACCTTAAAAAGTCTAAATCACATTATTGGAGGGTGACTCCTTTTAATCAAAATAGTTTTTGTGTAGTTCCAAAAGCGGTAGCCTTTGTGACACCATCCTGGACCGTTGCAAGTGATAATTTAGAAATTGAAGGGGTGCGTTCTTTCGTAACTCAAATTAGTGAAGAACATCCAAATCTTATAATTCAATCGAATCAATCACAAATTATAAGTTTGCAAATTATAGATGCAAATGGTAAAATCGTAGAATCCAAGAAGTTATCAATTGTAAATGGAGAAAATAACATTTCATTGCCAAAATTAAATTCAGGTTTTCATTTGTATCGCATTCTGGATAAAATGCAACGTTCTAATTCTGGAAAATTTATTATACAGTAA
- a CDS encoding T9SS type A sorting domain-containing protein produces the protein MKLISCLVLVSFHLGIFAQSNFCGTSFHDEAKIIEDQKQYISSGNQDQATQYIPLKVHNVSNDNSIGFFAPWALFETLCTLNEDFAPSGIQFFLDNDFNYIRNTSWNDHEAFEKGEEMMEQSNFPNVVNCYLVTNPAGNCGYFTYSGDAVALGKNCLGKQSHTWAHELGHYFSLPHTFFGWEGIKYSNSKKTQDFQSQVFTSIENVERDFCKNQADRFCDTHPDYISNRWTCAPDGFSGNILRDTRDSTFRADGSLFMSYSNDDCMNRFSSDQMVAMEKNINGQRSYLKRTNVLPKFIEKTGIELHFPIDSQVVSTSKILISWEPKANAKYYIIQISRTENFTVVIKNLLLTNPYVEIDSLIQGKNYWWRVRAFSEFDFCGAESEPGVFKTKAIVNLENQFYDTELALIPNPASSFDRIQLDVNNLFTENLKVEIRNLNAQLISINTPEIIGSKQILQLNYMPDGVYIIHLSDKIHAIAKKLIIKNK, from the coding sequence ATGAAATTAATTAGCTGCCTAGTATTGGTAAGTTTCCATCTTGGAATATTTGCCCAATCGAACTTTTGTGGGACATCATTTCACGATGAAGCAAAAATTATTGAAGATCAAAAGCAATATATAAGCAGTGGTAATCAAGATCAAGCCACGCAGTATATTCCCTTAAAAGTTCATAATGTTAGTAATGATAATTCAATTGGATTTTTTGCTCCCTGGGCATTATTTGAAACTTTGTGTACATTGAATGAAGATTTTGCTCCTTCAGGAATCCAATTTTTCCTTGATAATGATTTTAATTATATCCGCAATACATCCTGGAATGATCATGAAGCATTTGAAAAGGGAGAAGAAATGATGGAGCAAAGTAATTTTCCGAATGTTGTTAATTGCTATTTAGTAACTAATCCTGCTGGTAATTGTGGATATTTTACGTATAGTGGGGATGCCGTTGCGCTAGGTAAAAATTGCCTTGGAAAACAAAGTCATACTTGGGCTCATGAATTGGGACATTATTTTTCTTTGCCACATACTTTTTTTGGCTGGGAAGGAATTAAGTATTCAAATAGTAAAAAAACGCAGGATTTTCAATCTCAAGTATTTACTTCTATAGAAAATGTTGAGCGTGATTTTTGTAAAAATCAAGCAGACCGGTTTTGTGATACACATCCTGATTATATAAGTAATCGGTGGACATGCGCTCCAGATGGTTTTAGTGGTAATATTTTAAGGGATACAAGGGATTCTACATTTCGTGCAGACGGATCCTTATTTATGTCGTATTCAAATGACGATTGTATGAATCGCTTTTCTTCCGATCAAATGGTGGCAATGGAAAAAAATATTAACGGCCAAAGATCCTATTTGAAACGGACTAATGTACTTCCTAAATTTATTGAGAAAACTGGAATTGAATTACATTTTCCTATTGATAGTCAAGTCGTTTCTACATCTAAGATTTTAATTTCTTGGGAACCAAAAGCAAATGCTAAATATTATATTATACAAATTTCAAGAACTGAAAATTTTACAGTAGTCATTAAAAATTTATTACTTACGAACCCTTATGTAGAAATTGATTCTTTAATTCAGGGAAAAAACTATTGGTGGCGTGTTAGAGCCTTTTCGGAGTTTGATTTTTGTGGAGCAGAATCTGAACCTGGGGTATTTAAAACAAAAGCTATCGTAAATCTAGAAAACCAGTTTTACGATACTGAACTTGCATTGATCCCAAATCCAGCAAGTTCATTTGATCGAATTCAATTAGATGTAAATAATCTATTTACAGAAAATTTAAAAGTTGAGATTCGAAATTTAAATGCTCAACTTATTTCTATCAACACTCCAGAAATTATTGGATCAAAACAAATACTACAATTAAATTATATGCCTGATGGTGTATATATAATACATCTTTCAGATAAAATACATGCGATAGCTAAAAAGCTGATCATAAAAAACAAGTAA
- the tilS gene encoding tRNA lysidine(34) synthetase TilS yields MLKTPRKVIQNQELFSKNDKLLVGVSGGIDSMVLCDVLYREGFNFSIAHCNYALRAKDSDLDEQLILQWALERNIPCFIKQVTIHSNSNIQEEARNIRYLFFNELRAHEQFNFILTAHHADDQIETFFLNLSRGAGLKGLKAMAFQSNYILRPFLEIRKTTLYDYASEHEVPYREDFTNHASKYLRNFIRNDVLTLLNKKIPAFDELVLRSIQHLTALDQFLEIIYNEWKLENVFYKSNSTEIIKPVLDRFYFVSTTLVELGFHPETILEIKNHYFTTGKLFYDKNEHELLIDRDLLIIRKRNNQQIIESNYLIEDASGQFIGLAGILKWEEERIDFAAVKFPDSQNTCIIDYEKTIYPLIYRKWQDGDVIQPLGMAGKHKKVQDVLTDLKVSLFDKELVYVLASETEILWIPGYLRSEIAKLNANSKHILRFEFIKNENL; encoded by the coding sequence ATGTTAAAAACGCCCCGCAAAGTTATTCAAAATCAAGAACTGTTTTCTAAAAATGACAAACTACTCGTTGGAGTGAGCGGAGGCATCGATTCCATGGTTTTGTGTGATGTTTTATACCGGGAAGGTTTTAACTTTTCCATTGCACATTGCAACTATGCACTTCGAGCGAAAGATTCTGATTTAGATGAACAATTAATTCTCCAATGGGCATTAGAACGAAACATTCCTTGTTTTATTAAACAGGTAACAATCCATTCGAATTCTAACATACAGGAAGAAGCCAGAAACATTAGATATCTTTTTTTTAATGAACTAAGAGCGCATGAACAATTTAATTTTATTCTAACAGCACATCATGCTGATGACCAGATTGAAACATTCTTTTTGAATTTATCTCGAGGGGCAGGATTAAAAGGTTTAAAAGCAATGGCATTTCAATCAAATTATATTCTTAGACCATTCTTAGAAATTCGAAAAACTACTTTGTACGATTATGCAAGTGAACATGAAGTTCCATATAGAGAAGATTTTACAAATCATGCATCGAAATATCTGAGAAATTTTATACGGAATGACGTTTTAACATTATTGAATAAAAAAATTCCTGCTTTTGATGAACTTGTTTTGAGGAGTATTCAACATTTAACAGCATTGGACCAATTTTTAGAAATTATATATAATGAATGGAAACTGGAAAATGTATTTTATAAATCAAATTCTACGGAGATTATCAAGCCAGTATTGGATCGATTTTACTTTGTAAGTACAACATTAGTTGAATTAGGATTTCACCCAGAAACGATACTTGAAATAAAAAATCACTACTTTACAACAGGTAAATTATTTTATGATAAAAATGAGCATGAGCTTTTAATAGATCGGGATCTTCTTATAATCCGCAAAAGGAATAATCAACAAATCATTGAATCTAACTATTTAATTGAAGACGCATCTGGTCAATTTATAGGGCTTGCAGGAATCTTAAAATGGGAAGAAGAACGCATAGATTTTGCTGCCGTAAAATTTCCAGATTCACAAAATACCTGTATTATCGATTATGAGAAAACCATATACCCTCTGATTTATAGAAAATGGCAGGATGGTGATGTAATACAACCTTTAGGAATGGCTGGAAAGCATAAAAAGGTTCAAGATGTATTAACCGATTTAAAAGTTAGCTTATTTGATAAAGAATTGGTATACGTTTTAGCTTCAGAGACTGAGATTTTATGGATTCCAGGATATCTACGCTCTGAAATTGCTAAGTTAAATGCTAATTCCAAGCATATTCTAAGATTTGAATTTATAAAAAATGAAAATTTATAG